The Pongo abelii isolate AG06213 chromosome 3, NHGRI_mPonAbe1-v2.0_pri, whole genome shotgun sequence DNA window CTGACACCAGTTTTAAGACACAGTCCAACATCAGCAAGATCAATGTGTATTAGAGCCAAATATGGTAGCTTTTTTGGACCTTGTCTTAAGCAATAATATCCAAAAAATATAGCTTTGATTTATTCAATGTATTTTCCAATAGgcattaaaataaatacctagTTACTAGagtaaaaaagattaaaaggtaTAATCATGTAGCAAAAGTAGCATACATACTACATACTTAGTCACTGACCTATCTATATGATCAACTATGTAACTTTTAATATCAGCTATGTAAATACAGGTGCTTTATGAAAATCACCTGTTTGTACAGTTTGCTTACATATGTGTAATATGTGGAGCTGACTCTTAAATCAGAGAATGGGTTCTACATTGGGTATAGGCAAAATGTCCCTTGAAATCTCTTAAAACCATTACATCAAGCATATGTGTTTTGTATTACACAGCCTGGTACAGTAAGGTTTCTGACTTACTGAACTAGACTAcaggaaaaagcaaaaaggaaaatcaaCATGAAGTCTGGGCAATCAAACTCCTGCTTACTTGCAGAGTTTATTCCATACTATTTTAACATTTAGACATTATAACTTTAATATACGGGAATAAATTGGCTTaaaattgtaaagattaaattagataGTGGGAGATCTCTATTATCCACTGATTAGGTTCTGAATTTAGGTTAGAGGGGAGTGAGGAAGAGGGATTGAGGTGGGACTAGTAAACATGAAAAGAAATCCAGAATGGACAAAGATACATTTTCTTTTGGGTTATTTGGTCTTGTATATTCAATATGAAAGCAAATTATTAAACCTTGGATTTCAAGAAAAATTGTTTACTGAAAATAGAGACTGAAGAGATTctcttcatgaaagaaaaaataggtacTACTTTGAAGATACTATTATCTGAGATGagaactttccattccttgaaagAACCAGCTGTGTGTTGCCACTTTTCAGTAGGTCACCGTGTGGGATTTAACTCCACAGTCACAGTAAGTTTTAATTGTCATCCACAACAGATTATCTCAGTGGACCTTTGAAATTCAGTGCTCACCTTTAAAGTATTTCACAGTTTTAACTCTTAATTCTAAAGTAGCATCTTCATCGCATACAAAAATAGTCCGGGGATGCTGCTGGAAAGCGGAAACAGTCCACATGTGATTGACTCCTTCTTCTATTGCTTTGTACAGGGCAAATGCCTTGTGTGCCCCTGTTATAAGGATCATTACCTGAAAAATTATGAACATCAATTGTTAAAACTTGTTCCAAATGAGTAAgaagctctattttttttaaacgaGAACTTCAGCACCAATATTTTTTCTGAGAGTAAGAAAAATACATAGCTCCACATAATAGTTCAAggtatttatttctactttttaaggTTAACAAGCACAAAATGTTGCTTCTAGTTTAACAAAGCAACACAATATCTTGTTACGGGGTATTAATACAAACACTATGATACCTGTAATTTTTAACAGAGTAAATGATGATGTGTAAAAGAAACGTGGgacaatgaagaaaaagaaacaaaaggactGTCTTGCAAAAGCAGAGTTACAAAtctataaataatttatacaatCTAGAATGATACACCAAGTTGCTGTAGTCTAGATAAGCAAAAGATATTATGTCAGAAAAGCAAAGACTCTAAAACAACAGGTAATTTGAAGAGTTATCAACAAAAGCCTGAAGAGCATTTCACTGAACATGTGCTATTCAAAGTTGACTCAGAATAAAAACTGGATTTAAAGAAGGATTAGGGATCTACTTAAACATAGGAACTGTCTTATAAGCACATAGGAACTGTCTTATAATCACATATGACTGATATTACCCTTATAAGCTACAGAAAATCCAAGCTCTTGGTCCCCAGTCCCTAAATGCCAATGAAATAATGCAATGACATGTTGCAAATGTGAATGTATATGTGTCAGAATCTTTTCTTTATCATGTTTAAGCTGGAAATTGATCCCATTTAACACCTCATCTACACACATATTTTTGCAATAtaatctttaaacattttttcctcattacaattgttttaaaaaacaatgttaaaattGCTGtagttctaaaatatttataacaaattttgtattacatattttataactaGACCTAAAATGGGAGGAAATACTCTGCACTCTCCTTGAATTACATCAACTTCTCAAAACACCATCATGAGAGAAATACTATTCTTActcatattttaaagataaggaaactgaggcatattCTGTAACTTGCCCAATGTTTTGGTAAGATACAAACAAGTAGTTTTTTTCTACAGTGCATATTCTTAGCGATTAACAATTACATTACATTGCCTCTTGTAAAAGTTCTAACAATTAGACAATATGAGCTAAGACTCTTTTCATTATTGATGCACACTCTATAAAAAGGTAATGGGACAGGTGGCAAGAAATCTCAACATCAAGTATATATACTgagaaaaaaaaggcaaccaAACTTTTATTGGTGAGAAAAGGTAAGTACATACCTGGCATTAACATTatgaagggaatggagagaaagGAGGCTGCTGGAAGCTTAGTATAGGATGAAGAATTCATTATTGGTGTTTATCTATGGCTAAGGCATAGATAAAACAAATTGGTCTTTAAATAGACTTGATCTGATATGTGATTAGTTATATCATACCTGTTCTACTCTCAAGGAGATTATTTCTCATATCATGGGAAAGGACAAACTATATGGAATAATTTGTTGTTTGTTCAAACTGCAGAATCCCTAAATTTAAAGAAGCAAGCTAGATGTGGATACCAGGTGATTCTTATGTACACTAATGTTTGAGAACCAGTGCTCAGGCAGATGTTGCACTGATACAGCTTTTTGCTACTTAAGTGTAGCAATAACACTATTTTAAAAGGTTATGAAAgctcattttaaagaataatcaACATTTAATCATCTCATAGACTGATACAAATGATTTATGAAAATCTATAAGCTCATATTAAATCCTCCACATCCcttcttggttggaatttttaAGTcgaatgtaatttttaataaatgaggaaattagcctgggcaacacagtgagaccttgtcacttccaaaaaaaacaaaacaaaacaaaaaaaactgaaaaactgaaaaatcagccaggtatggtggtgtgtgcctgaagtcccagctacttaggaggctggggtgggaagatctcttgagcccaggaggttgaggctgcagtaagctgtaatcacacactgcactcctgtctgggcaaAAAAAGACCCAAAGAAAAAACTCAATATTTGAGTAATTGTTTGTTCTAAAAATCAGCATAAAAACTGTATTAAAACTTACATCTTGTTAAATGTAATAAATCTATTACATAACTCAGtttcacattttagaaataagattGCTCTAAAATCCTTTTTTCAACTTATTGACTATGAAATTTCAGTCCTTGAAAGGTCttttttcatatacatatgaTTTCTAGGTTTCTCATATATTTTGATGGGCAGTTCTATTAGTATGTTCaagtttaaatataattatatcaaGATAAGTTACTTTTTCATCATACCTTgtctatatttttttcctctgaaccTGTCCCATCTGGCTACCAGAAAGGAACAGAGTTCTGGGTTTCCATGTAATTTAACCACATATAACCATGAACTGACTACAATTTGTTCTGTATTCTCAAGGAAGAAAATGACAgtccaatttaaaaaaacttaaaaattacacAGAGTCTGCTGTTCAGAGCTCTTCCATGCTTAAATATACCAAATGTAAAACAGTTGCAGCCCTAGCTGAGTTCCTTTTCTGCTGGAAACCAACAGGGCTCTATCATCCTACATAACATACAGTCAAAAAGCATTTAAATCATCCTGTGAGCTCCAAAAAAGATGTAGTGTAACTAGCATTGCATCACTGTCCCAACGGTCCTGTCATGAGACACtttcaataaaaaacaaatcatgTGATCAGTAAGATTTTAGGACCTCAAACTGGAGCAGGAATAAGCAAGTGAAGTAGTACCTCAAAAGTGGTGGTGCTTAATTCTTAGTTTACAGCTCCAAAAGACTTAATTGATCCCTAAACATGTCAATGAGACTGACAAAAGTTGGTtactgaaaactagaaaacaatttaTACTGCAAATAGAATGCAATCAAAATATCACTTATTCAGCATCATAACCCctccaaaatattaatatattaacatcaaaagaaaaacagcaaagaaCATTTAATGCTTACTTCTCTAGCATCCATCACTGTCCCCACACCAACAGTTAGAGCCATAGTTGGCACTTTTGTTAAATCTCCATCAAAATATTTGGCATTTGCCAAGATAGTATCCATTGCTAGAGTCTTTAATCTTGTCCTTGATACTAAACTGGATCCAGGCTCATTGAAAGCGATATGACCATCTGGACCAattcctttcaaaagaaatatacatacatatacacatgaagTAAATAGGTTTCACAAAGTTCAATGTGcgttaaagaacaaaaaaaaatcacttaccttgttttattttatacttgaatTCCTATTActgcattaaaatatttgtttctttattgattcaACAAACGTTTCCATGTTTTCTACATGTTTAGCAATGAGCTGGCATGATTCTAATAGTAAAATTAAGTATCACCTTATATTAATATAACATTTGATAATTTATAAAGCCCTTTCACATGCATCATCACAACAGattatcaaatattatttaataatcttATGAGATGGTCAGATTAGCCACATCTATTTCCCTCATTTCCTCCAccttttttaaacacaaaaggaAATTTTGATGCTCAAGAAAAATAAGTGACTTGTTCAACGTCACAGCTGGGTAAATACTGAGACAGGACTCGGATCCGTCTTCTGATTCCTAACTTGGACATCTTTATAGTCACACTTTAATTTACTTGGTTGTAGTCCAGATAGGGCAATTAACTAGTAGACCTTTCTGTAGGAGAGTTTCCTCACTTATAAAAATGTGTGGATTGGACAAGATAATGTCTAGggcaacagtttttttttttcaaacttctgACTGTAACCCTTgtaagaaataacatttgataTTGCAATctagtatatatagatatacacatatacaacacaaacataaaatataattaagattTCCATGAAATCATACTTACCCTTACTAGGAACCATACAAGCTGTTTTCTAtgacattgcatttcattaacAAACGGAAAATGTTGCATGTGACTGGCTATATTGATTTTATGATATAATAATGGGTGACAACCAGTTTTAAAAACACTACTTTAAAGAGACCTAGTGCCAACTCTAATATTCTAGGATTACCTCTAAAATATAGACAGGAATATGACATTCTTATTTGAAGGAAATGGAAGGTAATGCTTTTCACAAACTTAAGAATCTTTCCATGACATAAATAAATCGAGTTTTATTTATAAGTACCCTAGTAGCTAGTCACATTTCTGGTAACCTCAGCCAAAAAATAAATCCACCAATTCCTTGAGTCGTTAAAATATCTTTTACATTTACATTCTGCATATTTACTTTAATGATATCTCTATTTTACTGACACTTAGCACACAAGTTTAACAAAATTTTCCCAAGCCACAACAAGATAAAATATGACAAAGAGTAAcccaattttgaaaaatgaagaaatgaatactCTATTGAAGCAAGTACAGAATGCCAAAGTACAACAATTTATGAATTTTAATATGGAGACATGAGGCCAGACCTACATATGGTTAATATGCATTGACTATTTCTACTATTAAGTATGTATCtgcttataaatatatattaattatagacATTAAATTCTCTAGATTTGTAAAAGTGTTCTGTTTCTCCTCTTAGGTATGCATGTCCCTAAcatttatatttctctatatgTGTGTAAAGAGGGAAGGATGGGATCAGGAAAATACAAGCTTCAGGAAAAAATATGAAGTCTGCTAAGATCTACTACTAGTGACCTCACTGATGATTTGGGCCTCATAGAAGTGTACAGCTCAGCTGAAATTATGAGCAAAGGTTAATAACAGAGATGGGTCAAGATATTTGCTTGTTGGCTATGAATAACTGAGGTTCctgatataaaattatttttttaaatgtggctaaTTCTTATTCAGCCTTTAAGTCTAAATTAAGATATCAGCACCTCTATGAAACATCTCTAAAACTCATTGTCTGGAGTAAATGTCACTCCTGTGTTCCTACAGTTCTAAGGGTAGAATGTACATGTACTCTTCATGAAAGTAAGGGCTTTATCTTCATTACTATATTCTTAGCATTTAGAACAACAAGTGACACACAGGACGCACTTATTAAATAATGGCTGGATAAGTGAATGTATGGTTGCTATTCTTTGGTCAGCTCGGTATAGTTTATTCCACCTCCCACCTTGTTCTCTTCTGCCTTGCTCCCCTCACCAGAGGGGCTGGAACAATTTTAATTTCCTATATCCCTCTTAGGTAAAGTGACTGTGGTCTAGACATAAGCACTTGTCTCAGGCTGAGCCAATCAGAATCTCTGTCTGAATCTGAATCTTGACCAGGGATACAGTAAGGAAGACGACATGGTGAACTGAAGCACTGGATGACAGCACTGCAGGGAGAAGATTGATGAGTTTCTACTTCTGAGATCTGAGGTTCTCTGGTTGTTTTTCCAAAGATTTGGTTGTTTTAACTTTTCCTTCAGTTTGTGAGTTACCCTAGAATCATTCCAGTTAATTTACTTTTGATCCCattagttatttcctttttctaccaAAGCAAAGAATCCAAGCATGCAACCAAATCAGAAGGTTaacattttccccactgtcttcttttatttttactttttaaaaacactattaggccaggcacagtggctcacacctgtaatcctagcactttgggaggccaaggcaggtggatcaccagaggtcaggagttcgagaccagcctggccaacgtggcaaaaccccatctccactaaagatacaagaattagccgggcatggcggcaagtacctgtagtcccagctactcgggaggctgaggcaggaggatcgcttgaacctgggagatggaggttgcagtgagccaagatcaagccactgtactccagcccgggcaacagagcgagactctgtctcaacaacaacaacaaaaaactcaagACACTACTgccttaagatattttaaaagtttatatatttagattttattgtaaaactagatttttaaaattatttatttattcattttgagacggagtttcactcttgttgcccaggctggagtgcaatggcacgctatcagctcatcacaacctccgcctcccaggttcaagtgattctcccgcctcagcctcccgagtagctgggattacaggcatgcgccaccacgcccagctaattttgtattttttttagtaaagacggggtttctccatgttggtcaggctggtgtcgaactcccaacctcaggtgatctgcccacctcagcctcccaaagtgctgggattataggtgtgagccaccggatCCCAGccctagattttatttttaaaaatccgtGTTTGTGTATCTTATTGCTGGGGTTAAGTCAGGAATTGCATGATACACCTTTTACCCTTTCTCTCAACACGTTTTCCATCAGAGGAAGAATTAGAAATTTGAGTATGtatctcctcctttttctttccctcttccctctaGGAAAGGGACCTCTGCTCTAATTCCCTGGAATGAGCAATAGCAGATTAACATTTCTGAGCTCTTCTCATTCTACTGTTTCCAATTCAAAGAGCAGGAGTGAAAAACCCCATTCTGGCTTCAAGCCCAAACTGCAATCTCTATTTCAACTTTACCTTTAATAAAGCTGATATTTTGATCCCATTTGGCACAGTTCTTAGAGTTTTTATTAACCAAACCCTGGAACAAAAGAAGGGTAGTTGTAAGACCCAGATGCCAATCCTCATCTAAAAATCCAATGATGATAAACCTAGATCAACAAATGAGATTCTTTCATGAATACATATCCAATAATAGGGCATCCCAAATAAGGAAAAGTTCAAAGAAAATGCAATAATCCTTCTCTCTCTGTGCACAGTTATGTCCTTTAGATGGTACATATAAAATGTCAGGCATTGGATCATCCATGACTACACTGAAGATGTTAATGTAAGAGGCACAGGAActctcttaaaatatatttgggaGCGAGGAAGAGCAGGGAAACAACTACAGGAAGCTTAAGACAAATTGGTTAAAAAATCAAGTCAAATTCTTTTTAGTGGTGTCAGTGataaacataaataattataaCTTATGCAACATCTATTTCAAAAGGAGAACTGAGGTGGTTCATACTGAAGAAACATAaccccctcccaaaaaaaattagctaaaaaGAAGTACGAAATGATTTAAAGTTATAAGGAAAGAGGAAAGTTCTACCAGACATCTTGGATAAGAGTTACAggcttaaacattattttatgctATGAATGCTTTCTGGAAGGCAGGCAAAGGAATAAAATCAAGTGTTCTTATCAGTGTTATTCCCCATAGTAAAATCTATTTCCTATCTTTGAGTCTACAAGAGATTTGTCACATGCATACTTATGTATGGTCAATAAATTAACGGGGGAAAGAAAGTCTACAAATGAAGATACTTTCAAGCAGCCACTTTTAATAATGAACCTCAAACAACTAAGAGCCTTTTTTTGCATTATAGTAAATGagtgaaaacattttttgataTAAGCAGTTGAAGTATGTTGTACTCCAGTAATTCTACTAGATTTTGGTGTGGAGCTTAGAAAATCTAAAGATTAGATGGTCTATGCACCCCTCAGACACTCTCAAATATCTACTGTCTAGCCTGAATATTGGAAGGTATAAATGgttaattatctcaaaattgaGTCATACGTACAAAGCAGGAGTATGCAAATGTTCTCTAGGATTACTGAAGTAATATTAGTCAATTTTATTGAAAACAGATAACCTTCTAATTTGAAAAGCAATAGTCTAACTTGGTTTCTTGGTCCAATAAACAACCATTCTATCAAGAAAGTAAATGTTATTGACTCTGCTAGGTAGAAGTAAAAACTGTCTTAAAGAGAAAATTTCAGTCTCGCTGGATGTCCCTAGAGGGAATTCGGTAAAAATCCCAAGGAATTCAGTAATTCTAAGGGACAATTATTTCAGCATTTAcagttgagagagaaagagaagactgaAGTAGCACTTACGGAGTACCAACTATATACCAAGCACTGTGTAAGGCATTttatacatgttacaacatgattAATTCTCATAAATTTTGGAATGTTTAATATTAATCCTCTTTTACAAATGATGTACTTATACTGAACTTCAATAAACTTTCCAAGGTCATACAGATACTAAGTGGCTAAAACAGGATACAATTTTACATCTGACTTTAAAACCAAACTTCCCCCAGCGATAATCAACTATCTCAACCATACTTGGCCACTTCAAGTATAAATTAACCTCAGGACAGCTCTATTGAAGATCAAATTCATGTAATTTTGATCAGTGTTCTATTAAGTTAATAATAAGTTATATACAGATAATTTACAGCATTAGTATTTTTAGTTGAATATTAAAGAATCTGgcaaaaaaatctgattttagtTTAGTTGATGTACTATTATAGCAATTAGCTAGCTGTCTGCGATAGTTTATACTGATAATAGAAAACCATGTTGtcattacaaaggaaaaaacttCCTATTTTTAACTGTAgattatgtatacacacacacatatataaattacAAGTGGAATTTGATAAATTAGACATTAATTTTGGAATTTATTATGACAATTATACAGCTTAACTCATATTAACTTAAGGCTGGTAAGTAAAAAGTTTTACATCATTCTTAACTGATTACTCAGTAAGATGAAACAATTAAAGTAATCTACTAAAATCCACCTGTTCCTCATGCAAACGTTTAAACTCTGTAATTTGATAAGTAGGCTGGCTAGAGttttaaagaaatagtaaagaGAAGCTATCATTTAGGTAAAGAAACATATTACTCATTTTGAAAGATGTAGTAAACTGTCaactttaaagaggtaattatcAGAGTTTAACGGGGATTGGGATCTACCTCTCAAGGCATAAGGTAAACGATTCCAGCTGTCAATTTGAAGATTAAGACAggaattttaagattattttctgaagaaaatgaaaacaggaatCAGTAGCAGAATAAATGGGTATTACGGACAGCCACAGGTGCTCTTTACATTACACAATGGGaagatttctttcttaaatttaaaaatccctaATTCAAACACTAACAGTTAATGACAAAAGGTTTTTACATACCTCCAACAAAAAGATCTATTCCTCcagcttcctttattttcttttcaaaagcatCACATTCTGCTTGTAAATCTGCAGCATTCCCGTCAAGGATATGTGCATTATTAGGATCTATATCGATATGCTTAAAAAAGTTATTCCACATATAAGAATGGTAGCTTTCAGGATGATTTCTCGGAAGTCCTAAAGatgaagttaataaaaatataagtattcctgaaataaatctaaagtttatttttctttttaaatcataagTGCTATTTAATATATCTAACTTCTCTATACCATATtcaatttaaaagcatttttatgtgGAATATATGATTATATTCCCAGTATTAATCACCTTAAATGTATGCATTAATTGATAAAACATCTATGGAACACTATTGTCTCATTTTGTAGGTGAACAATTGA harbors:
- the GNPDA2 gene encoding glucosamine-6-phosphate isomerase 2 isoform X2, with the protein product MRLVILDNYDLASEWAAKYICNRIIQFKPGQDRYFTLGLPTGSTPLGCYKKLIEYHKNGHLSFKYVKTFNMDEYVGLPRNHPESYHSYMWNNFFKHIDIDPNNAHILDGNAADLQAECDAFEKKIKEAGGIDLFVGGIGPDGHIAFNEPGSSLVSRTRLKTLAMDTILANAKYFDGDLTKVPTMALTVGVGTVMDAREVMILITGAHKAFALYKAIEEGVNHMWTVSAFQQHPRTIFVCDEDATLELRVKTVKYFKGLV
- the GNPDA2 gene encoding glucosamine-6-phosphate isomerase 2 isoform X1, whose translation is MRLVILDNYDLASEWAAKYICNRIIQFKPGQDRYFTLGLPTGSTPLGCYKKLIEYHKNGHLSFKYVKTFNMDEYVGLPRNHPESYHSYMWNNFFKHIDIDPNNAHILDGNAADLQAECDAFEKKIKEAGGIDLFVGGIGPDGHIAFNEPGSSLVSRTRLKTLAMDTILANAKYFDGDLTKVPTMALTVGVGTVMDAREVMILITGAHKAFALYKAIEEGVNHMWTVSAFQQHPRTIFVCDEDATLELRVKTVKYFKGLMHVHNKLVDPLFSMKDGN
- the GNPDA2 gene encoding glucosamine-6-phosphate isomerase 2 isoform X3, with amino-acid sequence MDEYVGLPRNHPESYHSYMWNNFFKHIDIDPNNAHILDGNAADLQAECDAFEKKIKEAGGIDLFVGGIGPDGHIAFNEPGSSLVSRTRLKTLAMDTILANAKYFDGDLTKVPTMALTVGVGTVMDAREVMILITGAHKAFALYKAIEEGVNHMWTVSAFQQHPRTIFVCDEDATLELRVKTVKYFKGLMHVHNKLVDPLFSMKDGN